The genomic interval CCGGCTCGCTCATTCTTCCCCCGGGTGTCCGCACTGGCCCGATCATACGCCGCCGTGCCTGCGACACCAGCCCCAATCTCATTGGGAGACGGGTCGGTTCGGGCCGGTTATACCTGATCGCAATCACTCCGAGTGGCACGGCTCGAGCGGCGGCCACACGACCGGTCTCGACAAGCCGACGTACGGCAGAGTGTGCTCGAGGGGGCACGAGTGTTGAAGAATGCAGGGATGTTCGTGACACCGCTCGAAATGAATGCCCGATGAGCAGCAGGACCGAGCCGGTATCGGTGCCCGTTGATGACGTGGTCGCCGAGCGGCTGGCCGTGGCGATTCGGTGTGTCACCATCTCCGGCGACGTCATGGGATCCGCATCGGAAAGCTTCGGAGCGCGCGGGGGCGGTGCACATCTCGATGCCGGAGGCGACATGGAATCGGCCGACACATCGGACGCCGAGTTCGCGAAACTCGCCGCACACCTGGAGCACTCCTTCCCGCGCGTGCACGCCGAACTGGAGTTGCAGACCTTCGGGCGCAGCAGGCTCTATCGCTGGGCGGGCACGGAACCCGAGAAGGTAGCCGCGGTGCTGCTCGCCCACCAGGACGTGGTGCCGGTGGACGACGCGGAACGCTGGACTCATCCCCCGTTCGCGGGGGTCGTCGACGACGAGTTCATCTGGGGGCGGGGGGCGATCGACGACAAGAGTCGCGTGCTCGCGATCCTGGAAGCACTGGAGATGGCGCTGACCGCGGGGGTGCGGCCCACGCGCACCATCTACCTGGCCTTCGGACACGACGAGGAGGTGTTCGGCGACCACGGCGCGGTGCTGATGGCGCGGCATCTGCGTGATCGGAACGTGCGGGCCGACCTGCTGCTCGACGAGGGCGGCGTGATCACCCAGGGGGTCGCGGACGGGGTGGACATCCCGGTGGCCACGATCATGGTCGGCGAGAAAGGCTATGTCACCGTGCGCCTTTCGGTGTGGGAGGCCGGCGGGCATTCCTCGATGCCCGGCCGTCAGACCGCGGTCGGCCGGTTGGCTCGCGCGGTCGCCCGGCTGCAAGACAATCCGATGCCGATGCGACTGATCCCGGTGATCGCCGACATGCTGGAACGGTTGCGGCACACCATGGCGGAGCCGCGGCGCAGCTTGCTCAAGTTGTCCGGGAAAAGCGTGGTCGCGCCGTTGATCACCCGCATCATGGCCGCCGGCCCGACTACCGAGGCGCTGGTGCGCACCACCACCGCGCCGACTGTCATCCGGGGCGGCGTCAAGGCCAATGTGCTGCCGCAGCGAGCCGAGGCGCTGGTGAATTTTCGTATCCTGCCGGGTGATTCGGTCGCGAAGGTGCTGGAGCACTGCCGGAAGGTGGTGCGCGACGACGGCGTCCATATCGAGATCATCGGCACCGCCTCCGAACCTTCCCTCGACCCTCGTGTCGGCCCCAGCTTCGACCTCGTCGCCCGCCTCGCCCAAGCCGTCGTCCCGGGCATCGCGGTGACCACCGGCCTCGTCCCCGGCGCCACCGATTCCCGCCACTACGACGACCTGGCCGTCACCCGCTGCAATTTCGCGCCGATCATGCTCACCCAAGCCGACATCGGGTCGATCCACGGCACCGACGAGCGCATATCCCGCCTGAACTATGCCCGGCTCATCGAGTTCAACCGGCTGCTCCTCACCGAACTCGCCCGAGACACCGGCCCGGCCCTCCACGTGCAGCAACCGCGCTCGATCCAGCCCGATAAGCCTGAGCAGTGATCTGACGCAGCGCCGACTCGTCGGACCGGCCAGCGAGCGCTGATCGACCGCCTCCGATCGGAACCTATCGTGACCGATCCCCACAGCGAAGTCGTCTCCCCGTAGACCAGCAACTTCACTCACGCCGAAGTTGGGCACAATCTCGATTGCTCTTCCAGTGCCGTGTGACCTCGCTGATCGAATCTCGAGTGCCGAACATCCCGTTCAGCGTTCGCAGGGCAGGGGTGCTGCTCACGGCGCGGCACGCTGGTGCGACGCAGTCGCGGCGGGGGTTATAGCAGCCGTCGCCGATCTGCTGGTGGGCCGCAAGGACCGGCACGACCGCGCACCGGCGAACAGCGAGCAAGGTTCCCGTCCAGCGCCGGTTCTCCGCCGGTGACCGATGCCGAGCCGCTAGTTTGATGACACGGGTGCGGCGTCGGC from Nocardia goodfellowii carries:
- a CDS encoding M20/M25/M40 family metallo-hydrolase yields the protein MSSRTEPVSVPVDDVVAERLAVAIRCVTISGDVMGSASESFGARGGGAHLDAGGDMESADTSDAEFAKLAAHLEHSFPRVHAELELQTFGRSRLYRWAGTEPEKVAAVLLAHQDVVPVDDAERWTHPPFAGVVDDEFIWGRGAIDDKSRVLAILEALEMALTAGVRPTRTIYLAFGHDEEVFGDHGAVLMARHLRDRNVRADLLLDEGGVITQGVADGVDIPVATIMVGEKGYVTVRLSVWEAGGHSSMPGRQTAVGRLARAVARLQDNPMPMRLIPVIADMLERLRHTMAEPRRSLLKLSGKSVVAPLITRIMAAGPTTEALVRTTTAPTVIRGGVKANVLPQRAEALVNFRILPGDSVAKVLEHCRKVVRDDGVHIEIIGTASEPSLDPRVGPSFDLVARLAQAVVPGIAVTTGLVPGATDSRHYDDLAVTRCNFAPIMLTQADIGSIHGTDERISRLNYARLIEFNRLLLTELARDTGPALHVQQPRSIQPDKPEQ